A section of the Rossellomorea marisflavi genome encodes:
- a CDS encoding Spo0B C-terminal domain-containing protein has protein sequence MSRKWDVVEVLRHARHDWMNDLQLIKGNLDLNRIDRAKQVIEEMVLAAQNESKLSNLKLPLLTEWILTYNWSGSMIKLDFEILDCTADHGLDDQGLVSWCTRFVDELVQCVSGNGENQLSILLHITKDAPRFIFDFTGILSHAGAMKEWLENERRNGTNISIEQIEEEVLVFHVSL, from the coding sequence ATGAGCCGAAAATGGGATGTCGTCGAGGTACTGCGGCATGCACGCCACGACTGGATGAATGATTTGCAACTGATAAAGGGAAATCTCGATCTCAATCGGATCGACCGGGCAAAACAAGTCATCGAAGAAATGGTCCTCGCAGCACAGAACGAATCTAAGCTATCGAATTTGAAACTTCCATTACTGACAGAATGGATCTTAACATATAATTGGTCCGGGTCGATGATCAAGCTGGATTTCGAAATACTCGATTGCACCGCTGATCATGGACTTGACGATCAAGGATTGGTTTCCTGGTGCACTCGCTTTGTGGACGAGCTGGTACAGTGTGTCAGCGGCAATGGGGAAAACCAATTGTCAATCCTGCTGCACATCACCAAGGACGCCCCCCGTTTTATATTCGATTTCACAGGTATACTAAGTCATGCAGGCGCCATGAAGGAATGGCTGGAGAATGAGCGCCGAAATGGCACCAACATCAGCATTGAACAAATCGAAGAAGAAGTTCTCGTTTTTCATGTTTCATTATAA
- the rplU gene encoding 50S ribosomal protein L21, whose product MYAIIETGGKQIRVTEGQEIFIEKLSAEQGDTVTFDKVLFVGGDDVKVGSPLVAGATVTAKVEKQGRAKKLVVFKYKAKKNYRRKQGHRQPYTKVVIDTIKA is encoded by the coding sequence ATGTACGCAATTATCGAAACAGGTGGTAAGCAAATCCGTGTAACGGAAGGTCAAGAGATCTTCATCGAAAAGCTAAGCGCTGAGCAAGGTGATACGGTAACGTTTGACAAAGTTCTTTTCGTTGGTGGCGACGATGTGAAAGTAGGAAGCCCATTGGTGGCTGGTGCTACTGTAACAGCAAAGGTTGAAAAACAAGGCCGCGCGAAGAAGCTTGTAGTATTCAAATACAAAGCGAAAAAGAACTACCGTCGTAAGCAAGGTCACCGTCAACCTTACACTAAAGTTGTCATCGACACAATCAAAGCGTAA
- a CDS encoding M23 family metallopeptidase has translation MKARQGAGESPCSQRKGWMMMGNRADEIRKRIARRKKMNDGASREYPIVPLVGDEEKYGIGQSSFEGGPPSDGHPLFKKETFLLKVLASGILVLLTAIMFKSPSPAFEEARTMVHKTMENDFQFAAVSTWYEDQFGKPLALLPDTGKQEAKEETAISMPATGKVVENFKTNGQGIMLETGLGEEVGAMKGGLVIFAGKKDDLGNTVVIQHADKSESWYGHLEAIDVKQYEKVEKGGAVGKVSAAEDDASGEFYFAIKMGEEFVDPVQVISFD, from the coding sequence TTGAAAGCAAGACAAGGTGCAGGGGAATCCCCGTGCAGCCAAAGAAAAGGATGGATGATGATGGGCAATCGAGCCGATGAAATCAGGAAGCGCATCGCCAGACGAAAAAAAATGAACGACGGGGCGTCCCGGGAGTACCCCATCGTCCCGTTGGTGGGGGATGAAGAAAAATACGGGATCGGTCAATCCTCATTCGAAGGGGGACCGCCATCCGATGGCCATCCCCTTTTCAAAAAGGAAACCTTTTTGTTGAAGGTGCTTGCTTCCGGGATCCTGGTCCTCTTGACAGCGATCATGTTCAAAAGCCCGAGCCCTGCCTTTGAAGAGGCGAGGACCATGGTGCATAAGACGATGGAAAACGACTTTCAATTCGCTGCGGTCTCTACGTGGTACGAGGATCAGTTCGGAAAACCCCTGGCACTGCTTCCGGATACGGGGAAACAGGAGGCGAAGGAGGAAACGGCGATTTCCATGCCTGCCACGGGCAAGGTGGTGGAGAATTTCAAAACGAACGGTCAAGGGATTATGCTTGAGACAGGTCTCGGAGAAGAGGTTGGGGCCATGAAGGGGGGACTCGTTATCTTCGCAGGGAAAAAGGATGACCTCGGCAACACGGTCGTCATCCAGCATGCAGACAAATCGGAGTCATGGTACGGGCATCTTGAGGCCATTGACGTGAAGCAGTATGAAAAGGTGGAAAAAGGTGGAGCGGTCGGAAAGGTATCAGCAGCGGAGGACGATGCATCGGGAGAATTTTATTTCGCCATCAAGATGGGGGAGGAATTCGTCGATCCGGTCCAGGTGATCTCCTTTGACTAA
- a CDS encoding IscS subfamily cysteine desulfurase, with translation MDYFDYASTTPMDARVLDIYREFAEHYWGNPNSLHDIGGSAKEILGRCTDTLASLFGVPSAGLTFTSGGSAGNAAALIGLSHGRKYLGSHIIIGGAEHASIHNAAGQLQSAGFEITFIPSRENGLIDLRRLKSSVRKNTILVSIAHCNGEIGVIQPMGDIKEILRDSAALLHSDLVQSFGKWPIEEAIRHADSFTVSSHKIHGPKGMGALYIDPSIDLLPIQRISGTPDLPGITAFTAAAERATPMPDHYQMLRNSFFASLDSKMGNSYRVYEGPVGHQLPQVIGLAIEGIEGQWLMLECNRRGIAISTGSACQSGMQGIPITLKSMGATERDGKEFIRISFGPSTTLEKIDRLTDTLAEVRLSILSGGVI, from the coding sequence ATGGATTATTTCGACTACGCCTCTACCACCCCCATGGATGCCAGAGTCCTGGACATCTATCGCGAGTTCGCCGAGCACTACTGGGGCAACCCGAACAGCCTTCACGATATAGGCGGATCAGCCAAGGAGATTCTCGGTCGGTGTACCGACACCCTTGCCAGCCTTTTTGGGGTGCCATCTGCAGGCTTGACCTTCACCTCAGGGGGGAGTGCAGGAAATGCTGCCGCCCTGATCGGCCTTTCTCACGGCAGGAAGTACCTGGGCTCCCATATCATCATCGGTGGAGCAGAGCATGCCTCCATCCATAACGCTGCTGGACAACTGCAGTCAGCAGGGTTCGAGATCACGTTCATCCCCAGTAGGGAAAACGGGCTCATCGATCTCCGGCGGCTGAAATCGTCTGTCAGGAAGAATACGATCCTCGTCAGCATCGCCCACTGCAATGGAGAAATCGGGGTGATCCAGCCGATGGGGGATATCAAGGAGATCCTCCGCGACAGCGCTGCCCTGCTCCACTCGGACCTTGTCCAATCGTTCGGGAAGTGGCCCATCGAAGAGGCCATCCGTCATGCAGACAGCTTTACGGTCTCTTCCCATAAGATCCACGGTCCGAAAGGGATGGGTGCCCTTTACATCGATCCGTCGATTGACCTCCTTCCTATACAGAGGATCTCAGGCACACCGGACCTGCCGGGTATCACTGCTTTTACGGCCGCTGCAGAAAGAGCCACCCCCATGCCGGATCATTATCAGATGCTGAGGAATTCCTTTTTCGCTTCCCTTGATTCGAAGATGGGGAACAGCTATCGCGTTTACGAAGGACCCGTGGGTCATCAGCTTCCACAGGTCATCGGGCTTGCGATCGAAGGCATCGAGGGGCAGTGGCTCATGCTTGAATGCAACCGTCGGGGCATCGCCATTTCCACGGGGAGTGCCTGTCAATCCGGGATGCAGGGAATTCCCATCACGCTGAAAAGCATGGGAGCTACTGAACGGGATGGAAAGGAGTTCATCCGGATATCGTTCGGTCCCTCCACGACACTGGAGAAAATCGACCGGCTCACCGACACCCTCGCCGAAGTCAGGCTGTCCATTTTAAGCGGGGGTGTGATATGA
- the rpmA gene encoding 50S ribosomal protein L27: MLRLDLQFFASKKGVGSTKNGRDSISKRLGAKRADGQMVSGGSILYRQRGTKIYPGLNVGRGGDDTLFAKTDGVVRFERMGRDKKKVSVYPVANEA, translated from the coding sequence ATGTTAAGATTAGATCTTCAATTTTTCGCGTCTAAGAAAGGGGTAGGTTCGACTAAAAACGGTCGTGACTCTATCTCAAAGCGTCTTGGTGCTAAGCGTGCAGACGGTCAAATGGTAAGTGGTGGATCAATCCTATACCGTCAACGCGGTACTAAGATTTATCCAGGACTAAACGTAGGCCGTGGTGGTGACGATACACTTTTCGCTAAAACTGACGGTGTTGTTCGTTTCGAACGCATGGGACGTGACAAGAAAAAAGTGAGCGTATACCCTGTTGCGAATGAAGCTTAA
- a CDS encoding M50 family metallopeptidase yields MTNLLAMLRKFYIHPLLWVVIAVAVMTAHFTEMIMLLGIIIIHELGHACTAHYFSWRVRRIALLPFGGVAEVDEHGNRSLDEEFWVVAAGPLQHVWMIGAGWVLANLDIIAPGTFLLFLHLNLAVLLFNLLPIWPLDGGKLVSLLMAMKWNYLKAYEYTLLLSFALLLCFHAFVLLTSPANLNLWVILTFLYFSLWKDWKQRRYVFMKFLMERYYGDHRQFLELKPLPVDSESSVLEVVERFHRGVKHPLVVMKDGQEVGKLDENELLHAFFADKMTSAKTKDLLYLY; encoded by the coding sequence TTGACTAATCTTTTAGCCATGCTTCGGAAATTCTATATCCACCCCCTCCTTTGGGTCGTCATCGCCGTGGCCGTCATGACGGCCCATTTTACGGAGATGATCATGCTCCTTGGCATCATCATCATCCACGAGCTCGGTCATGCCTGTACGGCCCACTATTTTTCGTGGAGGGTCAGAAGGATCGCCCTTCTGCCCTTTGGTGGTGTGGCAGAAGTAGATGAACATGGGAACCGGTCACTCGATGAGGAATTCTGGGTCGTGGCAGCTGGTCCCCTCCAGCATGTGTGGATGATCGGTGCTGGGTGGGTGCTCGCCAACCTTGATATCATCGCTCCCGGTACATTCCTGTTATTCCTGCATCTGAATCTTGCCGTCCTCCTCTTCAATCTCTTGCCGATCTGGCCCCTTGACGGAGGGAAGCTCGTTTCCCTTCTCATGGCCATGAAATGGAACTACCTGAAGGCGTACGAATACACGCTCCTCCTGTCGTTCGCGCTTCTCCTGTGCTTTCATGCCTTCGTCCTGCTGACTTCACCGGCGAACCTGAACCTTTGGGTGATCCTCACCTTCCTCTACTTCTCCTTATGGAAAGATTGGAAGCAAAGGCGGTACGTGTTCATGAAATTCCTGATGGAGCGTTACTATGGTGATCATCGTCAGTTCTTGGAGCTGAAGCCCCTTCCCGTCGATAGCGAATCTTCGGTCCTTGAGGTCGTGGAACGCTTCCACAGGGGAGTCAAGCACCCCCTTGTCGTCATGAAGGATGGCCAGGAGGTGGGGAAGCTTGATGAGAACGAACTCCTCCACGCATTCTTTGCCGACAAAATGACATCGGCCAAAACAAAGGATCTTCTCTATCTTTATTGA
- a CDS encoding ribosomal-processing cysteine protease Prp, translated as MINVKVEKAKGRIRSFSMDGHANFDEHGQDIVCAGASAVSFGSVNAIMALTGIEPHIEQNDGGHFVCVIPDDLPEETDRNVQLLLDGMVVSLQTIETTYSDFIKITFKK; from the coding sequence ATGATCAACGTTAAGGTAGAGAAAGCCAAGGGAAGGATCCGTTCTTTCTCCATGGATGGTCATGCGAATTTCGATGAGCATGGTCAGGATATTGTTTGTGCCGGAGCTTCTGCCGTTTCATTCGGAAGCGTCAATGCCATCATGGCGTTGACGGGGATTGAACCTCACATCGAGCAAAACGATGGGGGACATTTCGTCTGTGTCATCCCTGATGACCTGCCGGAAGAGACTGACAGGAACGTCCAGCTGCTATTAGATGGCATGGTGGTAAGCCTGCAGACGATTGAAACTACTTACAGTGATTTTATTAAAATAACCTTCAAAAAGTAG
- the obgE gene encoding GTPase ObgE — translation MFVDQVKIYTKGGDGGNGMVAFRREKYVPKGGPAGGDGGHGANVVFEVDEGLRTLMDFRYQRHFKAPRGEHGMSKNQHGRNAEEMIVKVPPGTVVKDDDTGETIADLLEHGQRAVITKGGRGGRGNTRFATPANPAPELSEKGEPGQERYIVMELKLLADVGLVGFPSVGKSTLLSVVSAAKPKIASYHFTTIVPNLGMVETGDGRTFVMADLPGLIEGAHEGVGLGHQFLRHIERTRVIVHVIDMSGMEGRDPYDDYVTINEELKQYNLRLTERPQIIVANKMDMPEAEENLKAFKERLDDEYPVFPISAFTQQGLKELLFAVADKLETTAEFPLQVEEEETGIHRVMYKHEEEEKEFEITRDPDGVFVVSGAKIERLFKMTDFTREDSTRRFARQLRSYGVDEALRERGAENGDTIRLMKYEFEFVD, via the coding sequence ATGTTTGTCGATCAGGTCAAGATTTACACAAAAGGCGGAGATGGAGGTAACGGAATGGTTGCCTTCCGCCGTGAGAAATATGTACCAAAAGGTGGACCGGCTGGTGGAGACGGAGGACACGGTGCGAACGTCGTGTTCGAAGTGGATGAGGGTCTGCGCACGTTGATGGACTTCCGCTACCAACGCCACTTCAAAGCACCGAGGGGCGAGCACGGCATGAGTAAGAACCAGCATGGCCGGAACGCAGAGGAAATGATCGTAAAGGTTCCACCCGGTACCGTCGTCAAGGATGATGACACCGGCGAAACGATCGCCGACCTGCTTGAACACGGTCAGCGCGCCGTGATCACAAAAGGCGGCCGTGGCGGCAGGGGGAATACACGATTCGCGACACCTGCCAACCCGGCTCCGGAGCTGTCTGAGAAAGGGGAACCCGGTCAGGAGCGCTATATCGTCATGGAGCTCAAACTTCTTGCCGATGTAGGGCTTGTCGGATTCCCGAGCGTCGGAAAGTCGACGTTGCTTTCCGTTGTATCGGCAGCGAAACCGAAGATTGCTTCCTATCATTTCACAACGATCGTACCGAATCTAGGAATGGTTGAGACGGGAGATGGAAGAACCTTCGTCATGGCCGACCTTCCTGGACTGATCGAAGGAGCCCATGAAGGAGTGGGACTCGGACATCAGTTCCTCCGCCATATCGAGCGGACGCGTGTCATCGTTCATGTCATCGATATGAGCGGGATGGAAGGAAGAGATCCATACGACGATTACGTGACGATCAATGAGGAGTTGAAGCAGTACAATCTAAGATTGACTGAACGCCCTCAGATCATCGTAGCCAACAAAATGGATATGCCTGAAGCCGAAGAGAATCTGAAGGCGTTCAAGGAACGTTTGGACGATGAGTATCCGGTATTCCCGATTTCCGCCTTCACGCAACAGGGGCTGAAGGAACTTCTATTCGCTGTAGCGGATAAACTTGAGACAACAGCAGAGTTCCCGCTTCAGGTGGAAGAAGAGGAAACAGGCATCCACCGCGTGATGTACAAGCACGAAGAAGAAGAGAAAGAGTTCGAAATCACACGCGACCCGGATGGTGTATTCGTCGTGAGCGGTGCGAAGATCGAACGTCTCTTCAAGATGACCGACTTCACAAGGGAAGACTCGACAAGGCGTTTCGCCCGTCAGCTCCGTTCATACGGTGTGGATGAGGCCCTTCGTGAGCGCGGTGCAGAGAACGGTGATACGATCCGACTGATGAAATATGAATTTGAATTCGTTGACTGA
- a CDS encoding Rne/Rng family ribonuclease gives MDEIIIQAKTREKRWVSRSGGAVSGLRVYRPVGDTLTGNLYIGRVVRIHKGLDAAFVDIGEGKNGYLHAKDCPDNVRAFHGGDEALPINQAVHEGEKLLVQVTKDPTGTKGAKLSAVIELKGEYLVYMPQGVYVAASKKLDEKERSHVKAVAHRWKLPEEGVVLRTSSAGIPEEDIKEEIVRLRGKAEDLRKRALKGKAPFLLENQDALKDDLKEQMKKGEGRILVDDYNFSNELQSLAAHHEGWSVEFDQGRDDIFSRHGVDSAWDRALKKVVWLKNGAYLVIETTEAMTVVDVNSGKFTGRATMEQTTLETNLLAAEETAHQLALRNIGGMILIDFIGMKTEGDRQQVEDAFRTALGADRQRTTVEGFTKLGILEVTRKRARQALEEYLTEPCHACGGTGRTESPDSLAFRLEREIWDMDHPACVSVEGTPDVRAAFSGPGDRHIDRLEARLGVKVDWLETQAVNPFYRITKIQ, from the coding sequence TTGGACGAAATCATCATCCAGGCGAAAACGAGGGAAAAGCGCTGGGTATCCAGATCAGGCGGAGCCGTCAGTGGGCTGCGCGTGTATCGACCGGTCGGTGACACTTTGACCGGGAATCTCTATATCGGCAGGGTCGTTCGGATCCACAAAGGGCTGGATGCCGCGTTTGTCGATATCGGTGAAGGCAAAAACGGCTATCTGCATGCAAAGGACTGTCCTGATAATGTCAGAGCCTTCCATGGAGGGGATGAAGCGCTGCCCATCAATCAAGCCGTGCATGAAGGGGAAAAGCTCCTGGTGCAGGTCACGAAAGATCCAACGGGGACAAAAGGAGCCAAGCTCAGCGCTGTCATCGAGCTGAAGGGGGAATACCTCGTCTATATGCCGCAAGGGGTCTACGTGGCGGCCTCAAAGAAGCTGGATGAGAAAGAACGCAGTCATGTCAAAGCCGTGGCACACCGCTGGAAGCTCCCAGAAGAAGGGGTCGTGCTCAGGACAAGCAGTGCGGGTATTCCCGAAGAGGACATCAAGGAAGAGATTGTCCGCCTGAGGGGAAAGGCAGAGGACCTTAGGAAGCGTGCGCTTAAAGGAAAAGCCCCGTTTCTCCTTGAGAATCAGGATGCTTTGAAGGACGATCTCAAGGAACAGATGAAAAAAGGAGAAGGTCGGATCCTCGTGGATGATTATAACTTCTCCAATGAGCTTCAGAGCCTTGCAGCCCATCATGAAGGATGGAGTGTGGAGTTCGATCAGGGACGTGACGATATTTTCAGCAGGCACGGAGTCGACAGTGCGTGGGACAGGGCATTGAAGAAAGTGGTCTGGTTGAAGAACGGTGCCTATCTCGTGATTGAAACCACCGAGGCAATGACGGTGGTGGATGTGAACTCCGGGAAATTCACGGGGCGCGCAACCATGGAACAGACAACCCTCGAAACCAATCTCCTAGCAGCGGAAGAAACCGCCCATCAGCTCGCCTTGAGGAATATCGGCGGGATGATCCTCATCGATTTCATCGGTATGAAGACGGAGGGCGACCGTCAGCAGGTAGAGGATGCGTTCCGGACGGCCCTCGGCGCCGACCGCCAGCGGACGACGGTGGAGGGCTTCACGAAGCTCGGGATCCTGGAGGTGACGAGGAAACGTGCTCGTCAGGCGCTGGAGGAGTATCTGACAGAGCCGTGTCATGCATGCGGGGGAACCGGACGCACTGAAAGTCCCGATAGCCTCGCCTTCAGACTTGAACGTGAGATTTGGGACATGGATCATCCTGCCTGCGTGTCGGTTGAAGGGACCCCTGACGTGCGGGCGGCATTTTCCGGACCTGGTGATCGTCATATCGACCGGCTTGAGGCCCGTCTTGGGGTGAAGGTGGACTGGCTGGAGACCCAGGCAGTGAATCCATTCTATCGAATCACAAAGATCCAGTGA
- a CDS encoding transcription repressor NadR, with the protein MSEKKLLGDERRDWILHTLKSRGIPITGGELAKESRVSRQVIVSDITLLKAKGEPIIATSQGYLYLNPNEGAHHEKTVACQHTPDRAEEELNLLVDHGVTVKDVKIEHGVYGDLTASIMVSNRKEVKQFLTKIRSTNAAFLSELTDGVHLHTLSATTSEALSEAENALERAGFLIRSL; encoded by the coding sequence TTGTCAGAGAAAAAATTATTAGGGGACGAGCGGCGGGATTGGATCCTCCATACGCTCAAAAGCAGAGGGATCCCCATCACGGGTGGGGAACTTGCAAAGGAGAGCAGGGTCAGCCGCCAGGTGATCGTCAGCGACATCACGCTCCTTAAGGCCAAGGGTGAACCGATCATCGCCACGAGCCAGGGATATCTTTACCTGAACCCCAATGAAGGAGCGCACCATGAAAAGACCGTCGCCTGTCAGCACACACCCGACCGGGCTGAAGAGGAGCTGAATCTCCTGGTCGATCATGGTGTCACTGTAAAGGATGTGAAGATCGAGCACGGGGTATACGGTGACCTTACCGCCTCCATCATGGTATCCAATCGCAAGGAAGTGAAGCAATTCCTCACGAAGATCAGGTCGACCAACGCCGCATTCCTATCTGAACTGACAGATGGCGTCCACCTTCATACCCTGTCTGCCACCACCAGTGAAGCACTTTCAGAAGCAGAAAACGCTCTGGAAAGGGCCGGCTTCCTGATCCGTTCTTTATAG
- a CDS encoding ACT domain-containing protein, translating into MGKKFQEGKFYLVREDVLPEAMKKTLDAKELIERGKAESVWEAVQRVDLSRSAFYKYRDTVFPFHTIVKERIITLFFQLEDRSGTLSHLLGETAKHGCNILTIHQTIPLQGRANVTLSLNVTDLSIGLEDFLGKLRRLEFVEKVEVLGSGA; encoded by the coding sequence TTGGGGAAAAAATTTCAAGAAGGCAAGTTTTATCTGGTCAGGGAGGATGTCCTTCCTGAAGCGATGAAGAAAACGCTCGATGCCAAGGAACTGATCGAACGGGGAAAAGCTGAATCGGTCTGGGAGGCCGTCCAGCGTGTGGATCTCAGCAGAAGTGCCTTTTATAAGTACAGGGATACGGTTTTTCCGTTCCACACAATCGTGAAGGAACGGATTATCACCTTATTCTTTCAGCTGGAGGATCGCTCCGGGACGCTTTCGCATCTTCTCGGTGAAACGGCCAAGCATGGCTGTAACATCCTGACGATCCACCAGACGATCCCGCTTCAGGGCAGGGCCAATGTGACCCTATCCCTGAATGTGACGGATCTCTCCATCGGCCTCGAGGATTTCCTCGGAAAGCTGCGCCGGCTTGAATTTGTCGAAAAAGTAGAAGTGTTGGGCTCGGGAGCCTGA
- the pheA gene encoding prephenate dehydratase, giving the protein MKIAYLGPQSSFTDLAVKKAFPEEETLPFTTIPDCIEAVMEGEVDYAVVPLENALEGSVHITVDYLFHEADLAIVAELTSAIQQHLMVHPDWKDQPGQPEKIMSHPHALAQCHKFLRGTYKGVPLEQSTSTSAGAKFVSEHPESFLGAIGNELAAEHYGLAILHDHIHDVTYNHTRFIVLHKKHREVSIPHETSLHKTTLMVTLPKDRSGALHQVLSAFAWRQLNLSKIESRPLKTGLGDYFFLIDVDHELDDVLLPGAINEMEALGCSVKLVGHYPSFMLS; this is encoded by the coding sequence GTGAAAATCGCATATTTAGGCCCTCAATCATCATTCACAGATCTTGCTGTGAAGAAAGCATTCCCAGAAGAAGAAACACTCCCGTTCACCACGATCCCTGACTGCATTGAAGCGGTCATGGAAGGGGAAGTGGACTATGCAGTCGTTCCCTTGGAGAATGCATTGGAAGGATCCGTACATATCACCGTTGACTATCTGTTCCATGAAGCCGACCTTGCCATTGTCGCAGAGTTGACCTCGGCGATTCAACAGCATCTCATGGTTCATCCCGACTGGAAGGATCAACCGGGACAACCCGAGAAAATCATGTCCCATCCCCATGCCCTTGCACAGTGTCACAAGTTCCTGCGCGGAACCTATAAGGGCGTGCCCCTTGAGCAGTCGACCTCGACTTCAGCCGGGGCAAAGTTTGTCAGTGAACACCCTGAATCCTTCCTGGGAGCGATCGGGAACGAGCTTGCGGCCGAGCACTATGGCCTGGCAATCCTCCATGATCATATCCATGATGTGACCTATAACCACACCCGTTTCATTGTCCTTCATAAGAAGCACAGGGAGGTTTCGATTCCCCATGAAACCAGCCTGCATAAGACGACACTGATGGTGACCCTGCCAAAAGACCGTTCTGGTGCACTCCACCAAGTGCTTTCTGCATTTGCTTGGAGACAGCTTAATTTGAGTAAAATTGAATCGCGCCCTTTGAAAACGGGGCTTGGCGACTACTTCTTCCTCATCGATGTGGATCATGAGCTGGATGACGTCCTCCTCCCTGGTGCGATCAATGAGATGGAGGCCCTTGGCTGTAGCGTAAAGCTGGTCGGGCATTACCCCTCCTTCATGCTCTCCTGA
- the nadB gene encoding L-aspartate oxidase: MRKADVLIIGSGVAALQLAKNIQDRMNVMIITKSQMKSSNSYLAQGGIAAALSPDDSPGIHMRDTIIAGEGLQEEGKVMAFVEDGKRAVEALLSAGMTFDPKLGMEGAHSKKRIVHSGGDQTGRFLIDFLISSLSENVKVIEGEMAYHLLKDHNGRIAGVRTKDEAGVIHTYTGDHIVLASGGVGGIYASTSNHPSVTGTGIAMAFLAGAVVGDMEFIQFHPTLMISGGRTKGLISEAVRGEGGVLVREDGRALMESIHPLKDLAPRHVVAEAIYRERLGGGNVYLDITGIRNFSTRFPSITARCEKEGFPIERGRIPVAPGCHFIMGGVVVDDVGRTNLDGLYAIGEAACTGIHGANRLASNSLLEGIVYGQRLADHLKEALPSKTAPLAHAPITGTPGQLPDRTMLKKRMMEEAGIIRSKEGLQRLMQWLGGFGLTYESKMDDLDVEDMEDYLIWVVSRLIGTASLLREESRGGHIRRDHPKKRPAWDKKSIHMKIQTGRLKVSVYESVETKIHA; this comes from the coding sequence ATGAGAAAAGCGGACGTATTGATCATCGGAAGCGGGGTAGCCGCATTACAGCTTGCAAAAAATATTCAAGATCGCATGAATGTGATGATTATCACAAAGTCGCAGATGAAATCGTCCAACTCCTACCTGGCACAAGGCGGGATCGCGGCTGCCCTTTCCCCGGATGATTCTCCCGGAATTCACATGAGGGATACGATCATAGCCGGGGAAGGTCTTCAGGAAGAGGGAAAGGTCATGGCTTTCGTCGAGGACGGGAAACGCGCCGTGGAAGCATTGCTCTCAGCTGGCATGACTTTTGATCCGAAACTCGGAATGGAAGGAGCACACAGCAAGAAGAGGATTGTGCACAGCGGCGGAGATCAGACGGGGAGGTTCTTGATTGATTTCCTGATTTCATCCCTTTCTGAAAATGTGAAGGTCATCGAAGGAGAAATGGCCTATCATCTTCTGAAAGATCATAATGGACGGATTGCCGGAGTGAGAACAAAGGATGAAGCGGGTGTGATACATACGTACACCGGGGATCACATCGTCCTCGCAAGCGGCGGGGTCGGAGGGATTTATGCGTCCACATCCAATCATCCTTCGGTCACCGGAACAGGGATCGCCATGGCATTTTTGGCTGGAGCTGTAGTGGGCGATATGGAGTTCATCCAGTTCCATCCGACCCTCATGATATCGGGCGGGAGAACAAAGGGACTGATCTCGGAAGCCGTGAGAGGGGAAGGGGGAGTGCTCGTAAGGGAAGACGGAAGAGCCCTTATGGAATCGATCCATCCATTGAAGGACCTGGCGCCGAGACATGTGGTGGCAGAAGCGATCTACAGGGAAAGGCTCGGGGGAGGAAACGTGTATCTCGACATTACAGGTATCCGGAATTTCTCAACCCGGTTCCCTTCAATCACGGCCCGCTGTGAAAAAGAAGGATTTCCGATTGAAAGAGGGAGGATTCCTGTGGCTCCGGGATGCCATTTCATCATGGGTGGGGTCGTGGTTGATGACGTTGGGAGGACGAATCTTGATGGCCTGTATGCAATCGGGGAAGCTGCATGCACCGGGATTCATGGGGCGAATCGATTAGCCAGCAATTCCTTACTGGAAGGGATTGTATATGGGCAGAGGCTTGCGGACCATTTAAAGGAGGCGCTTCCCTCGAAGACCGCACCACTCGCCCATGCACCGATCACAGGCACACCCGGACAACTTCCCGATCGCACCATGTTAAAGAAGAGGATGATGGAAGAAGCCGGCATCATCCGCTCGAAGGAGGGCCTGCAGCGGTTAATGCAATGGCTGGGTGGATTCGGTCTCACCTATGAAAGCAAGATGGACGATCTGGACGTCGAGGACATGGAAGATTACTTAATCTGGGTTGTTTCACGTCTCATCGGGACGGCTTCCCTCCTGCGGGAAGAAAGCAGGGGTGGCCACATCAGGAGGGATCATCCCAAAAAGCGTCCGGCATGGGATAAAAAAAGCATTCACATGAAAATACAAACGGGAAGGTTGAAGGTGTCTGTCTATGAATCTGTTGAAACTAAGATCCATGCTTGA